In one window of Haloimpatiens sp. FM7315 DNA:
- the grdB gene encoding glycine reductase complex selenoprotein B: MIKVVHYINQFYAGIGGEDKADYKPEVREGYVGPGMGLNGLLKKDGVEIVATIICGDSYFNENMDEAKAEIIEMIKKYSPDLFIAGPAFNAGRYGVACGAIAKEVKEKLNIPVLSAMYIENPGADMYKKDLYIVSTRNSAVGMRQALPAIAKLAIKLAKNEEVGSPKEEGYIERGIRKNCFAEERGAKRAVDMLVKKIKGEEFVTEFPMPSFDRVDPNPAVKDITKSKIAIVTSGGIVPKGNPDHIESSNASHYGKYDIEGVMDLNEETYETAHGGYDPTYANEDSDRVIPVDVLREMEKEGKIGSLHRYYYSTVGNGTAVASTKKFGEEIVAELKADGVDAVILTSTUGTCTRCGATLVKEIERGGIPVVHMCTVVPISLTVGANRIVPTIAIPHPLGNPSLSKEDEYELRKKLVVKALKALETEVDGQTVFED; this comes from the coding sequence GTGATTAAAGTAGTTCACTATATAAATCAATTCTACGCTGGAATAGGCGGAGAAGATAAAGCTGATTATAAACCAGAAGTAAGGGAAGGTTATGTTGGTCCAGGTATGGGACTTAACGGATTATTAAAAAAAGATGGTGTTGAAATTGTTGCAACAATAATATGTGGTGATTCATATTTCAACGAAAACATGGATGAAGCAAAAGCTGAAATCATTGAAATGATTAAGAAATATAGCCCAGATTTATTCATAGCAGGTCCAGCATTTAATGCAGGAAGATATGGTGTTGCATGCGGTGCTATAGCTAAAGAAGTTAAGGAAAAACTTAACATACCAGTTTTAAGTGCAATGTATATTGAAAATCCAGGTGCAGATATGTACAAGAAGGATTTATATATTGTTTCAACAAGAAACAGTGCAGTAGGTATGAGACAAGCGCTTCCTGCAATAGCTAAATTAGCTATAAAACTTGCTAAAAATGAAGAAGTAGGTTCTCCTAAAGAAGAAGGATACATTGAAAGAGGAATAAGAAAGAACTGCTTTGCTGAAGAAAGAGGAGCTAAAAGAGCAGTTGATATGCTTGTTAAAAAGATAAAAGGTGAAGAATTTGTAACAGAATTCCCAATGCCTAGTTTTGATAGAGTAGATCCAAACCCAGCAGTTAAAGATATAACAAAATCTAAAATTGCTATTGTTACATCTGGTGGTATTGTTCCTAAGGGAAACCCAGATCATATTGAATCTTCAAATGCATCTCACTATGGAAAATACGACATCGAAGGTGTTATGGATTTAAATGAAGAAACTTATGAAACAGCACATGGTGGATATGATCCAACTTATGCAAATGAAGACTCAGATAGAGTTATACCAGTTGATGTATTGAGAGAAATGGAAAAAGAAGGAAAAATAGGTTCTCTTCATAGATATTACTACTCAACAGTTGGTAATGGAACTGCTGTTGCTTCAACTAAGAAATTTGGTGAAGAAATAGTTGCTGAATTAAAAGCTGACGGTGTAGATGCAGTTATATTAACTTCTACATGAGGAACTTGTACTCGTTGCGGTGCAACGTTAGTTAAAGAAATTGAAAGAGGCGGAATTCCAGTAGTTCATATGTGTACTGTAGTTCCAATATCATTAACAGTTGGTGCTAACAGAATAGTTCCAACAATAGCTATACCACATCCATTAGGAAATCCTTCTTTATCTAAAGAAGATGAATACGAATTAAGAAAGAAATTAGTTGTAAAAGCATTGAAAGCTCTTGAAACTGAAGTTGACGGACAGACTGTTTTTGAAGACTAA
- the grdA gene encoding glycine/sarcosine/betaine reductase complex selenoprotein A, producing MLKGKKVIAIGDRDGIPGPAIQACVESAGAEVIFASTECFVUTAAGAMDLEIQQRVKDLTEKHGPENVVVVLGGAEGEASGLSAETVANGDPTFAGPLAGVALGLGVYHVVEPEVKDECDSAVYDEQCGMMEMVLDVDDIINEVKSVREDFSKYNK from the coding sequence ATGTTAAAAGGTAAAAAAGTTATCGCTATAGGCGATAGAGATGGAATACCAGGCCCAGCAATACAAGCTTGTGTTGAAAGTGCTGGTGCAGAAGTAATATTTGCATCTACAGAATGCTTTGTTTGAACAGCCGCAGGAGCTATGGATCTGGAGATCCAACAAAGAGTAAAGGACTTAACTGAAAAGCACGGTCCTGAAAATGTAGTAGTTGTTTTAGGTGGAGCTGAAGGTGAAGCTTCAGGACTTTCTGCTGAGACAGTTGCTAATGGAGACCCAACATTTGCAGGCCCTCTTGCAGGTGTAGCATTAGGACTTGGAGTATATCACGTTGTAGAACCAGAAGTTAAAGATGAATGTGATAGTGCAGTTTATGATGAACAATGTGGGATGATGGAAATGGTTCTAGATGTTGATGACATAATAAATGAAGTTAAATCAGTAAGAGAAGATTTTTCAAAGTATAATAAATAA